One Myotis daubentonii chromosome 12, mMyoDau2.1, whole genome shotgun sequence genomic region harbors:
- the GPR45 gene encoding probable G-protein coupled receptor 45 translates to MSCNRTSAETFESLPSNGSHAWEAAAAPLRGCLAGLLVLMIAVGFLGNSVVCVIVYQRPAMRSAINLLLATLAFSDIMLSLCCMPFAAATLVTVRWRFGDSFCRLSAALYWLFVLEGVAALLIISVDRFLIIAQRQDRLTPRRAKAIIAASWALSFCVSAPSLAGWTLVEVPARAPQCVLGYTELPAGRAYVVTLVVAAFFAPFGVMLGSYLGILHAVRKNAVRVRNQSDTLDLRQLARAGLRRRQRQQQISLDLSFKTKAFTTILILFVGFSLCWLPHAVYSLLSVFSRRFYCSPSFYTTSSCVLWLGYIKSVFNPIVYCWRIKKFREACIELLPQTFQILPRVPERIRRRVQPSTIYTCNENQSAV, encoded by the coding sequence ATGTCCTGCAACCGCACGTCCGCGGAGACGTTTGAATCCCTGCCGTCCAACGGGAGCCACGCgtgggaggcggcggcggcgccgcTCCGGGGGTGCCTGGCCGGCCTCCTGGTGCTGATGATCGCGGTGGGCTTCCTCGGCAACTCCGTGGTCTGCGTCATCGTGTACCAGCGGCCGGCCATGCGCTCCGCCATCAACCTGCTGCTGGCCACGCTGGCCTTCTCGGACATCATGCTGTCGCTGTGCTGCATGCCCTTCGCGGCCGCCACGCTGGTCACCGTGCGCTGGCGCTTCGGCGACTCCTTCTGCCGGCTCTCGGCCGCGCTCTACTGGCTCTTCGTCCTGGAGGGCGTGGCCGCCCTGCTCATCATCAGCGTGGACCGCTTCCTCATCATCGCCCAGCGCCAGGACCGGCTGACCCCGCGGCGGGCCAAGGCGATCATCGCCGCGTCCTGGGCGCTGTCCTTCTGCGTGTCGGCGCCCTCGCTGGCCGGCTGGACCCTGGTGGAGGTGCCCGCGCGGGCCCCCCAGTGCGTGCTGGGCTACACCGAGCTCCCGGCCGGCCGCGCCTACGTGGTGACGCTGGTGGTGGCCGCCTTCTTCGCGCCCTTCGGCGTCATGCTGGGCTCCTACCTGGGCATTCTGCACGCCGTGCGCAAGAACGCGGTCCGCGTGCGCAACCAGTCCGACACCCTGGACCTGCGGCAGCTCGCCAGGGCCGGCCTGCGGCGGCGCCAGCGGCAGCAGCAGATCAGCTTGGACTTGAGTTTCAaaaccaaggccttcaccaccatcCTCATCCTCTTCGTGGGCTTCTCCCTGTGCTGGCTGCCGCACGCCGTCTACAGCCTCCTGTCCGTGTTCAGCAGGCGGTTCTACTGCAGCCCCTCCTTCTACACCACCAGCTCCTGCGTCCTGTGGCTCGGCTACATCAAGTCTGTCTTCAACCCCATCGTCTACTGCTGGAGGATCAAAAAGTTCCGCGAGGCCTGCATAGAGCTGCTGCCCCAGACCTTCCAGATCCTCCCCAGAGTGCCTGAGCGCATCCGAAGGCGCGTCCAGCCCAGCACCATCTACACCTGCAACGAAAACCAGTCCGCTGTCTAG